A window of Thalassophryne amazonica chromosome 21, fThaAma1.1, whole genome shotgun sequence contains these coding sequences:
- the slc2a12 gene encoding solute carrier family 2, facilitated glucose transporter member 12 isoform X2: MDPNNETKRMTPDLPGNHSHNETPTNSSLKLVPPKGTGSSWLVVVAAIVASLSGLMLGYEMGLISGVLLQLRGLLSLSCREQELLVSSQLLGALFICLTGGPILDRYGRRCTLFLSAALVIGGTIVLTAITSLVALAIGRVIVGMGTALSGTGACLYIAEISPRERRGLLVTLYELMVVVGVLLGFSCSYAFAAVPHGWVYTFGLVIPPALLQIGALIFLPPSPRFLVAQGKVEKARKILDRLRGGIIEDVEVELKNIQAGLKEESEHSFWELFSTKANLSERLLTGVALAFLVQATGQPNILSYASPLLRSVGLNSDAAATLASTGFGVVKVVGTIPAVLLVDRVGPKTFLCVGAVAMALSLTALGAVTLQSHTHLTSLCKSQYRLNNTHMAWESNRTMKELNNSHIFSTQFPTKWTSEDVQLVTKDNDTEATGRTATEASLLKWASLISLLVYVLAFSFSLGPKKIGVPSVMFLYAAMSFILLVFVILCIPETKGCTLEEISKELAKKKHFELKLWKRVQPQESLMSHEPTENARKTLTGRCTKP; encoded by the exons GCTCCAGCTGGCTGGTGGTTGTAGCGGCTATAGTGGCGTCACTGAGTGGCCTCATGTTGGGCTATGAAATGGGCCTGATCTCTGGAGTGCTGCTGCAACTACGGGGCCTCCTCTCGCTCTCCTGCAGGGAACAAGAACTGCTGGTCAGCTCACAGCTGCTCGGTGCCCTCTTCATCTGCTTGACCGGAGGCCCGATTCTGGATCGCTATGGCCGCCGCTGCACTTTGTTCCTGAGTGCTGCCCTCGTGATCGGGGGGACTATCGTGCTCACTGCCATCACCTCACTTGTTGCACTAGCAATAGGCCGTGTCATCGTTGGCATGGGAACAGCACTGTCGGGGACAGGAGCGTGCTTGTACATAGCAGAGATCTCACCGAGGGAGCGGAGGGGTTTGCTGGTGACGCTGTACGAACTCATGGTGGTTGTTGGTGTCCTGCTGGGGTTCAGCTGTAGTTACGCCTTTGCCGCTGTGCCTCACGGCTGGGTGTACACATTTGGACTTGTGATTCCTCCTGCACTGTTGCAGATAGGTGCACTCATATTCCTCCCACCCAGTCCACGCTTCCTGGTTGCACAAGGTAAAGTGGAGAAGGCCAGGAAAATTCTGGACAGACTAAGGGGAGGAATTATAGAAGACGTGGAAGTGGAACTCAAAAACATTCAGGCAGGACTTAAAGAGGAATCGGAGCACAGTTTCTGGGAGCTGTTTAGTACCAAAGCTAACCTGAGTGAACGGTTGCTAACAGGCGTGGCCTTGGCCTTCCTTGTGCAGGCTACTGGGCAGCCCAACATCCTATCCTATGCTTCCCCACTTCTTCGCAGTGTTGGACTCAACAGTGATGCAGCAGCAACCTTGGCCTCCACAGGGTTCGGAGTGGTCAAGGTAGTGGGAACCATCCCGGCTGTGTTGCTGGTCGACCGTGTGGGACCAAAGACCTTCCTGTGCGTGGGTGCTGTCGCAATGGCACTGTCCCTAACAGCACTTGGAGCAGTgactttgcaaagtcacactcaccTCACCAGCCTGTGTAAGAGCCAGTATAGACTGAACAATACCCACATGGCTTGGGAATCAAACAGGACAATGAAAGAATTGAACAACAGTCACATTTTCTCAACTCAGTTTCCAACCAAGTGGACCAGCGAGGATGTACAACTTGTGACCAAAGATAATGACACAGAGGCTACTGGGAGGACAGCCACAGAGGCCTCTTTGCTCAAGTGGGCGTCATTGATCAGCTTGCTGGTGTACGTGCTAGCCTTCTCGTTTAGTCTCGGGCCCA AAAAGATTGGTGTTCCCAGTGTGATGTTCCTATATGCTGCCATGAGCTTCATTCTGTTGGTGTTTGTGATACTCTGCATTCCTGAGACCAAAGGATGTACGTTGGAGGAGATATCAAAAGAACTGGCCAAGAA GAAGCACTTTGAGTTGAAGTTATGGAAACGGGTTCAACCTCAGGAGAGCCTGATGAGCCACGAGCCCACAGAAAACGCTAGAAAAACCCTGACAGGCCGCTGCACTAAACCCTGA
- the slc2a12 gene encoding solute carrier family 2, facilitated glucose transporter member 12 isoform X1 translates to MDPNNETKRMTPDLPGNHSHNETPTNSSLKLVPPKGTGSSWLVVVAAIVASLSGLMLGYEMGLISGVLLQLRGLLSLSCREQELLVSSQLLGALFICLTGGPILDRYGRRCTLFLSAALVIGGTIVLTAITSLVALAIGRVIVGMGTALSGTGACLYIAEISPRERRGLLVTLYELMVVVGVLLGFSCSYAFAAVPHGWVYTFGLVIPPALLQIGALIFLPPSPRFLVAQGKVEKARKILDRLRGGIIEDVEVELKNIQAGLKEESEHSFWELFSTKANLSERLLTGVALAFLVQATGQPNILSYASPLLRSVGLNSDAAATLASTGFGVVKVVGTIPAVLLVDRVGPKTFLCVGAVAMALSLTALGAVTLQSHTHLTSLCKSQYRLNNTHMAWESNRTMKELNNSHIFSTQFPTKWTSEDVQLVTKDNDTEATGRTATEASLLKWASLISLLVYVLAFSFSLGPMMYVVLSEIFPMSVRGRAFSVVSAVNWATNLLISVTFLTITEKIGVPSVMFLYAAMSFILLVFVILCIPETKGCTLEEISKELAKKKHFELKLWKRVQPQESLMSHEPTENARKTLTGRCTKP, encoded by the exons GCTCCAGCTGGCTGGTGGTTGTAGCGGCTATAGTGGCGTCACTGAGTGGCCTCATGTTGGGCTATGAAATGGGCCTGATCTCTGGAGTGCTGCTGCAACTACGGGGCCTCCTCTCGCTCTCCTGCAGGGAACAAGAACTGCTGGTCAGCTCACAGCTGCTCGGTGCCCTCTTCATCTGCTTGACCGGAGGCCCGATTCTGGATCGCTATGGCCGCCGCTGCACTTTGTTCCTGAGTGCTGCCCTCGTGATCGGGGGGACTATCGTGCTCACTGCCATCACCTCACTTGTTGCACTAGCAATAGGCCGTGTCATCGTTGGCATGGGAACAGCACTGTCGGGGACAGGAGCGTGCTTGTACATAGCAGAGATCTCACCGAGGGAGCGGAGGGGTTTGCTGGTGACGCTGTACGAACTCATGGTGGTTGTTGGTGTCCTGCTGGGGTTCAGCTGTAGTTACGCCTTTGCCGCTGTGCCTCACGGCTGGGTGTACACATTTGGACTTGTGATTCCTCCTGCACTGTTGCAGATAGGTGCACTCATATTCCTCCCACCCAGTCCACGCTTCCTGGTTGCACAAGGTAAAGTGGAGAAGGCCAGGAAAATTCTGGACAGACTAAGGGGAGGAATTATAGAAGACGTGGAAGTGGAACTCAAAAACATTCAGGCAGGACTTAAAGAGGAATCGGAGCACAGTTTCTGGGAGCTGTTTAGTACCAAAGCTAACCTGAGTGAACGGTTGCTAACAGGCGTGGCCTTGGCCTTCCTTGTGCAGGCTACTGGGCAGCCCAACATCCTATCCTATGCTTCCCCACTTCTTCGCAGTGTTGGACTCAACAGTGATGCAGCAGCAACCTTGGCCTCCACAGGGTTCGGAGTGGTCAAGGTAGTGGGAACCATCCCGGCTGTGTTGCTGGTCGACCGTGTGGGACCAAAGACCTTCCTGTGCGTGGGTGCTGTCGCAATGGCACTGTCCCTAACAGCACTTGGAGCAGTgactttgcaaagtcacactcaccTCACCAGCCTGTGTAAGAGCCAGTATAGACTGAACAATACCCACATGGCTTGGGAATCAAACAGGACAATGAAAGAATTGAACAACAGTCACATTTTCTCAACTCAGTTTCCAACCAAGTGGACCAGCGAGGATGTACAACTTGTGACCAAAGATAATGACACAGAGGCTACTGGGAGGACAGCCACAGAGGCCTCTTTGCTCAAGTGGGCGTCATTGATCAGCTTGCTGGTGTACGTGCTAGCCTTCTCGTTTAGTCTCGGGCCCA TGATGTACGTGGTTCTCAGTGAGATTTTTCCAATGAGCGTCAGAGGCCGGGCGTTTTCTGTAGTGTCAGCCGTCAACTGGGCCACAAATCTGCTTATTTCAGTGACTTTCCTGACGATTACAG AAAAGATTGGTGTTCCCAGTGTGATGTTCCTATATGCTGCCATGAGCTTCATTCTGTTGGTGTTTGTGATACTCTGCATTCCTGAGACCAAAGGATGTACGTTGGAGGAGATATCAAAAGAACTGGCCAAGAA GAAGCACTTTGAGTTGAAGTTATGGAAACGGGTTCAACCTCAGGAGAGCCTGATGAGCCACGAGCCCACAGAAAACGCTAGAAAAACCCTGACAGGCCGCTGCACTAAACCCTGA
- the tbpl1 gene encoding TATA box-binding protein-like protein 1 encodes MESNNDSVIDVIVTNVVATFRSRCHLNLRTIALEGINVVYRPDAGKVTMKLRKPKITASIWSSGKITCVGATSEEEAKVGARRIARTLQKLGFEVRFSAFKVVNVLAVCHMPFGVHLNKFANKNRPIVSYEPEIHPAAMYRIANLKATIQVHSTGCLTVTGPNVQNVATAVEQVYPLLLDCQKPK; translated from the exons ATGGAGTCCAACAATGACAGTGTGATCGATGTCATTGTCACCAATGTGGTGGCCACGTTCAGGTCCAGATGCCACCTCAACCTGCGGACCATTGCCCTGGAGGGGATCAATGTAGTATACAGGCCAGATGCAGGG AAAGTCACCATGAAGCTTCGAAAACCCAAGATAACGGCCTCCATCTGGTCCTCCGGGAAGATCACCTGTGTCGGAGCCACAAG TGAGGAAGAAGCAAAGGTGGGCGCTCGCCGAATAGCGCGCACGCTGCAGAAACTAGGctttgag GTGAGGTTTTCGGCCTTCAAGGTGGTGAACGTGCTAGCGGTGTGCCACATGCCATTTGGAGTGCACCTCAACAAGTTTGCAAATAAGAACCGTCCCATTGTCAG TTATGAACCAGAGATCCATCCTGCTGCCATGTACAGGATCGCAAACCTCAAAGCAACCATCCAGGTGCACTCTACTGGCTGCCTCACTGTTACAG GACcaaatgtgcagaatgtggctacaGCTGTGGAGCAGGTCTACCCACTACTATTGGACTGTCAGAAACCCAAATag